GGTCATGCGACTACTCTATCCTGACCAATTGACTGCTGATTTTCTGAATCTTGATGTTGTGCCAGAAACTCAGAAAACAACTCAAAAAACAGTTCAAATCCAGACCGTTCGTCAGCAGCATGGAGCAAGATGATTTGTGCCCAGGAGACCGTAGCACTGATCTTGAAACGCTGCTGAATCCAGGTTTGAAACTTTTCAAACTCTTTTTCTTCAGCCGTTATCTCAAGTCCCTGTTCCTGTCGCGAGAATGCATACCCACATAAAAACATGTATAGATTGCTGATGGAAGGGGTACCAACATACAGACCCGGCTGTTGATGTATTTTCCTAATTAGATTGTATAAACCCGCCATTATTAATCTCCTTGCCAAGAAATCAACACATTAAAAAGCTTAAAATTTTTCCAGTTCTATCACTTCAAACTCCCCACTCGCACAATCAAAATCAGCCATCCATTCTGCTCTCTTCAATCCTTCTGATGAGAGATTGTCAAAAACCCTGCCATAGATCTCAATGCCTTGATGTACACCCGATTGCGCGATACAGTCTAGACCAGCTTGCCAGCGCTGACTGACAATAAATTTGAGCCGACCGATCGCGGTCATCTGCAAATGCACACCGTGAATGCCGTTTGCTTTCAACCAAGCTTTGATCGCCGCGGCACAGTCAACACACTGAAATACGGTATAGCCTGAGATAATCTTAGCAACCTCCTCAAACACCTCATCCCTGGTCATGCCGTTATCCAGACTCCCTTACTCATGCCTGAGCATCTCGGTGTTAACTGTTCTATCCAAATCAAGGCTCCTAGAGCTAGCCTATAATGCCCTAGCCGCTCTCAACCCTCGATGTCTTTGGGGTATTGAAACTGAATAAGTTCTCATGATTCAGAGATAGGTAGTTTAGGAGACAGCAAATGTCTGGAGGCAGACAAATGGGCATGGGGTCGCAGGCAAGTGGAATGCTGGCAGTGCTGCTGGTCGTCATGGGGGCAGAATTCCCTGTAGCTGCAACCGCTTCGGAACCTGCCGCTCTCATCGCTCAAGAACCCGAACCAGACGCCACGGCCCCCCTAGAGCGAGCCGAAGCGCTTAACCAGCAGGTGATTGAACTCTACCAAGCGGGACGGTATCAAGAGGCCATTCCCCTGGCAGAAGAAGCCTTAGCCATTCGGCGCCAGCAGTTAGGGGAGCGCCATCCCCATGTGGCCGCCAGCCTCAACAACCTGGCATTGCTGTATGAGGCCCAGGGGCGCTATGGCGAGGCCGAGCCCCTCTATCAAGAATCCCTAGCCATTCGGCGCCAGCAGTTAGGAGAACGCCATCCCGCTGTGGCCCAAAGCCTCAACAACCTGGCATTGCTATATGTTGCCCAGGGGCGCTATGGGGAAGCCGAACCCCTATATCAAGAATCCCTCGCCATTCGTCGCCAGCAGTTAGGGGAGCGCCATCCCGATGTCGCCAGCAGCCTCAACAACCTGGCAGGGCTATATGTTGACCAAGGGCGCTATGGCGACGCCGAGCCCCTCTATCAAGAATCCCTAGCCATTCTTCACCAGCAGTTAGGGGAGCACCATCCCAAGGTGGCTGCTAGCCTTAACAACCTAGCAGTACTGTATTATGCCCAGGGGGAAACCACTCAGGCGGTGCGCAGCTTCCAGGCAGGCTTGGCCATCGAAGAGTGGCACCTGGAGATCAACCTGACGACGCTGACAGAGGCCCAACGCCAGGACTACGCCGCCACCCTCTTCGGCACTACGGATGCGGCTATTTCCCTGTCGCTGCAATCGGCAGAGGCGCCACCCCTGGGG
This portion of the Halomicronema hongdechloris C2206 genome encodes:
- a CDS encoding papain fold toxin domain-containing protein, with the translated sequence MTRDEVFEEVAKIISGYTVFQCVDCAAAIKAWLKANGIHGVHLQMTAIGRLKFIVSQRWQAGLDCIAQSGVHQGIEIYGRVFDNLSSEGLKRAEWMADFDCASGEFEVIELEKF